A window of Phycobacter azelaicus contains these coding sequences:
- a CDS encoding heme ABC transporter permease produces the protein MSIWQYANPKKFLTTTERVMPVLWGVSGLLMVVGLIWGFFFTPDDFRQGSTVKIIFLHVPSALMAINAWFMMLVASLIWLVRRHHVSALAARAAAPVGVVMTLIALVTGALWGQPMWGTWWAWDPRLTSFLVLFLFYLGYIALWEAIEDPDTAADLTSILCLVGSVFAVLSRYAVNFWNQGLHQGASLSLDKEENVADVFSNPLYVCMVGFGLFFIALVFYRTGTEIRARRIKALMARERMEA, from the coding sequence ATGTCCATCTGGCAATATGCAAATCCGAAAAAATTCCTCACCACCACGGAACGGGTGATGCCCGTCCTATGGGGCGTCTCAGGCCTGTTGATGGTTGTGGGGCTTATCTGGGGCTTCTTTTTTACGCCTGATGATTTCAGGCAGGGGTCGACAGTCAAGATCATCTTCCTGCATGTGCCCTCGGCGCTGATGGCGATCAACGCCTGGTTCATGATGCTGGTCGCTTCGTTGATCTGGCTGGTGCGGCGTCACCACGTCAGCGCACTTGCGGCCCGGGCGGCAGCACCGGTGGGCGTTGTGATGACGCTCATTGCGCTGGTGACGGGCGCGCTTTGGGGGCAGCCGATGTGGGGCACCTGGTGGGCCTGGGATCCGCGCCTGACCTCCTTCCTGGTGCTGTTCCTCTTCTATCTCGGCTACATCGCCCTTTGGGAGGCGATCGAGGACCCTGACACTGCTGCCGATCTCACCTCGATCCTGTGTCTTGTCGGCTCGGTCTTTGCGGTGCTTAGCCGCTATGCCGTGAACTTCTGGAATCAGGGGCTGCACCAGGGGGCGTCGCTCAGCCTCGACAAGGAAGAGAATGTCGCCGATGTATTCTCCAACCCGCTTTATGTCTGCATGGTGGGCTTTGGCCTCTTTTTCATCGCCTTGGTGTTCTATCGCACCGGAACCGAAATTCGCGCGCGCCGCATCAAGGCGCTGATGGCCCGTGAAAGGATGGAGGCATGA
- the ccmD gene encoding heme exporter protein CcmD, protein MMPDLGKYAEAVLSSYAASILLLVLLVVVTLWRGRRVRAEMERLEQERMKRNG, encoded by the coding sequence ATGATGCCCGATCTTGGAAAATATGCAGAGGCGGTGCTGTCGTCCTATGCCGCCTCGATACTGTTGCTTGTGCTCCTGGTGGTGGTGACGCTCTGGCGCGGCCGCCGGGTGCGCGCCGAAATGGAGCGGCTGGAACAGGAGCGGATGAAGCGCAATGGCTAA
- a CDS encoding DsbE family thiol:disulfide interchange protein, whose amino-acid sequence MAKISPLMAVPVVVFAGFVGLALVGMFREDPESLPSAREGQPAPPVVLQDFPGKDSFDDATLRDGTVKLVNYWASWCAPCRAEHPTLESLAAEGVPIYGVNYKDQQDNAAAFLDELGDPYTAIGRDEKGRMALDWGLYGVPETYVIDGQGKIVLRFAGPITSSVVEKTLRPAMEKAAGN is encoded by the coding sequence ATGGCTAAGATCTCTCCCCTGATGGCGGTGCCTGTCGTGGTGTTTGCGGGCTTTGTTGGCCTCGCGCTGGTGGGTATGTTCCGCGAGGATCCCGAAAGCCTACCCTCCGCGCGCGAAGGCCAGCCCGCGCCGCCCGTGGTGCTGCAGGATTTTCCGGGTAAAGACAGCTTTGACGACGCCACACTGCGCGATGGCACTGTGAAACTAGTCAATTACTGGGCCAGCTGGTGCGCGCCTTGCCGAGCCGAGCATCCGACGCTGGAGAGCCTCGCCGCCGAGGGCGTGCCGATCTATGGCGTTAACTATAAGGACCAGCAGGATAATGCGGCTGCTTTCCTTGATGAGTTGGGCGATCCTTACACCGCCATCGGCCGGGACGAGAAGGGCCGCATGGCACTGGATTGGGGCCTATACGGCGTGCCGGAAACCTACGTGATCGACGGTCAGGGCAAGATCGTGCTGCGCTTTGCTGGGCCGATTACAAGTTCGGTGGTTGAAAAGACCCTGCGCCCGGCAATGGAAAAAGCGGCTGGGAACTGA
- a CDS encoding DOPA 4,5-dioxygenase family protein translates to MSDLQAPEFKDANSITGYHAHVYFNADTVEQALVLCQRAAEVFGVKMGRVHDKLVGPHPMWSCQLTASPEQFAQLLPWLALSRDGLIVFAHPETGNELADHRDHGIWLGTGLKLDLSLFE, encoded by the coding sequence ATGAGTGATTTGCAAGCCCCTGAGTTCAAGGATGCAAACAGCATCACCGGCTATCACGCCCATGTCTATTTCAACGCGGACACGGTGGAGCAGGCCTTGGTCCTGTGCCAGCGCGCGGCAGAGGTGTTTGGCGTCAAAATGGGCCGCGTTCATGACAAGCTTGTGGGCCCGCACCCGATGTGGTCCTGCCAGCTGACCGCCAGCCCCGAACAGTTTGCCCAGCTCCTGCCCTGGCTGGCGCTGAGCCGGGACGGGCTGATCGTCTTTGCCCACCCCGAAACAGGCAACGAGCTGGCCGATCACCGCGACCATGGGATCTGGCTGGGCACCGGGCTAAAGCTGGATCTATCGCTTTTTGAGTGA
- the acnA gene encoding aconitate hydratase AcnA has protein sequence MPITVGQDNAKTRRTLSAGGKSISYYSIPAATEAGLGDFSKLPAALKVVLENMLRFEDGGFSVSLEDIKAFAEWGANGGKNPREIAYRPARVLMQDFTGVPAVVDLAAMRDGIKALGGDAQKINPLNPVDLVIDHSVMIDEFGNPRAFQMNVDREYERNMERYQFLKWGQGAFNNFRVVPPGTGICHQVNLEYLAQTIWTDTDQDGNEVAYPDTLVGTDSHTTMVNGAAVLGWGVGGIEAEAAMLGQPISMLIPEVIGFELTGDMVEGTTGTDLVLKVVEMLRQKGVVGKFVEFYGEGLDRLPLADRATIANMAPEYGATCGFFPIDAETIRYLRNTGRDEDRIALVEAYAKENGFWRDADYAPVYTDTLSLDMSSIVPAISGPKRPQDYVPLTNAQAAFRQEMENTFKRPMGKEVAVKGEDYTMESGKVVIASITSCTNTSNPYVMIGAGLVAKKAHELGLNRKPWVKTSLAPGSQVVSEYLEAAGLQEHLDAVGFNLVGYGCTTCIGNSGPIQPELSEAIAEGDLVATSVLSGNRNFEGRISPDVRANYLASPPLVVAYALAGTMDIDLANDPIAQTPDGKDVYLKDIWPSTQEVADLVQETVTREAFLSKYADVFKGDEKWQAVETTDAETYDWPATSTYIQNPPYFQGMGTEPGTISNIEGAKPLLILGDMVTTDHISPAGSFATTTPAGQYLIDRQVAPREFNSYGSRRGNHEIMMRGTFANIRIKNEMLDGVEGGYTKGPNGEQTSVYEASMAYQEAGVPLVVFGGEQYGAGSSRDWAAKGTALLGVKAVIAESFERIHRSNLVGMGVIPFEFTASDTRKSLKLTGDETVSIRGLDTIEPQQEVPCDITYADGTTKTITLKCRIDTAPEIEYIEHGGVLHYVLRNLAKS, from the coding sequence ATGCCTATCACCGTCGGACAGGACAATGCCAAGACGCGCCGCACGCTCAGCGCCGGTGGCAAGTCGATTTCCTACTACTCGATCCCCGCAGCCACCGAAGCGGGTCTCGGCGATTTCTCGAAACTGCCGGCGGCTCTGAAGGTCGTGCTGGAAAACATGCTGCGGTTCGAGGACGGCGGCTTTTCTGTCTCTCTGGAAGACATCAAAGCCTTTGCCGAATGGGGCGCAAACGGTGGCAAGAACCCGCGCGAGATCGCCTATCGCCCGGCCCGCGTTCTGATGCAGGATTTCACCGGCGTTCCCGCCGTTGTGGACCTCGCTGCAATGCGCGACGGTATCAAGGCGCTTGGCGGTGATGCTCAGAAGATCAACCCGCTGAACCCGGTGGATCTGGTCATCGACCACTCGGTGATGATCGACGAATTCGGCAACCCGCGCGCCTTCCAGATGAACGTGGACCGCGAATATGAGCGCAACATGGAGCGCTACCAGTTCCTGAAATGGGGTCAGGGCGCCTTCAATAACTTCCGCGTTGTCCCCCCCGGAACCGGCATCTGCCACCAGGTGAACCTGGAATACCTGGCCCAGACCATCTGGACCGACACCGATCAGGACGGCAATGAAGTCGCCTACCCCGACACGCTGGTGGGCACCGACAGCCACACCACCATGGTCAACGGCGCTGCCGTTCTGGGCTGGGGTGTTGGCGGCATCGAAGCCGAGGCCGCGATGCTGGGTCAGCCGATCTCCATGCTGATCCCCGAAGTCATCGGTTTCGAGCTGACCGGCGATATGGTCGAAGGCACCACCGGCACAGACCTGGTCCTGAAGGTCGTTGAAATGCTGCGTCAGAAAGGCGTAGTGGGCAAATTCGTCGAATTCTACGGCGAAGGGTTGGACCGTCTGCCGCTCGCGGACCGCGCGACCATCGCCAACATGGCACCGGAATATGGCGCAACCTGCGGCTTCTTCCCGATCGATGCGGAAACCATCCGCTACCTGCGCAACACCGGCCGCGACGAAGACCGTATCGCGCTGGTCGAAGCCTATGCCAAGGAAAACGGCTTCTGGCGCGATGCGGACTACGCTCCGGTCTATACCGACACCCTGTCCCTCGACATGAGCAGCATCGTTCCGGCGATTTCGGGTCCCAAGCGCCCGCAGGACTATGTGCCGCTGACCAACGCGCAGGCCGCTTTCCGTCAGGAGATGGAAAATACCTTCAAGCGCCCCATGGGTAAAGAAGTCGCCGTCAAGGGCGAAGACTACACCATGGAATCCGGCAAGGTCGTGATCGCCTCGATCACGTCGTGCACCAACACCTCCAACCCCTACGTGATGATCGGCGCGGGTCTGGTTGCGAAGAAGGCGCACGAACTGGGCCTGAACCGCAAACCTTGGGTGAAAACCTCGCTGGCACCCGGCTCGCAGGTGGTGTCCGAATATCTTGAGGCCGCAGGCCTGCAGGAGCACCTGGATGCCGTCGGCTTCAACCTAGTCGGCTATGGCTGCACCACCTGTATCGGCAACTCCGGCCCGATCCAGCCCGAGCTGTCCGAAGCCATTGCCGAAGGCGACCTGGTGGCGACCTCGGTCCTTTCGGGCAACCGCAACTTCGAAGGCCGCATCAGCCCCGATGTGCGTGCCAACTACCTGGCCTCGCCGCCGCTGGTTGTCGCCTATGCGCTGGCAGGCACCATGGACATCGATCTGGCAAACGATCCGATCGCTCAGACCCCCGACGGCAAGGATGTCTACCTGAAGGACATCTGGCCCTCGACCCAGGAAGTTGCGGACCTCGTGCAGGAAACCGTGACCCGCGAGGCCTTCCTGTCGAAATACGCCGATGTCTTCAAAGGCGATGAAAAGTGGCAGGCGGTGGAAACCACCGATGCGGAAACCTACGACTGGCCCGCGACCTCGACCTACATCCAGAACCCGCCCTACTTCCAGGGCATGGGCACCGAGCCGGGCACCATCTCCAACATCGAGGGTGCAAAGCCGCTCTTGATCCTCGGCGACATGGTCACCACCGACCACATCTCCCCCGCGGGTTCCTTCGCGACCACCACCCCGGCCGGTCAGTACCTGATCGACCGTCAGGTGGCCCCGCGTGAATTCAACTCCTACGGCTCGCGCCGCGGCAACCACGAAATCATGATGCGCGGCACCTTTGCCAACATCCGCATCAAGAACGAGATGCTGGATGGCGTTGAAGGTGGCTACACCAAAGGCCCCAACGGCGAGCAGACCTCGGTCTACGAGGCCTCGATGGCCTACCAGGAAGCCGGCGTTCCGCTGGTGGTCTTTGGTGGTGAACAGTACGGCGCAGGCTCCTCGCGCGACTGGGCGGCCAAAGGCACTGCGCTTCTGGGCGTCAAGGCCGTGATCGCCGAAAGCTTCGAGCGAATCCACCGTTCGAACCTCGTTGGCATGGGGGTCATTCCGTTCGAGTTCACCGCTAGCGATACCCGTAAGTCGCTGAAACTGACCGGCGATGAGACCGTCTCGATCCGCGGCCTCGACACCATCGAGCCGCAGCAGGAGGTGCCTTGCGACATCACCTACGCGGATGGCACCACCAAGACCATCACGCTCAAGTGTCGCATCGATACAGCACCCGAGATCGAATACATCGAACACGGCGGCGTGCTGCACTACGTTCTGCGCAACCTGGCCAAGTCGTAA
- a CDS encoding DUF1223 domain-containing protein, which produces MKTIAALASLLCLAFPAVSVADPEPAPVVVELFTSQGCASCPPADALMHKLSERDDVLALAFHVDYWDYIGWKDSFADPAYTARQKAYARAMGRRMVHTPQMIVMGQEDIEGADPLKLADAIARHRSVASPVSLSLQVSATAVSISVHPVDGRVSPAAVIDVIRFTPLRRVAISRGELAGRTLDYANIVEDWVRLAEWDGTEPVSFSVPLPGEQSLAVLVQETGNGPILTAASLD; this is translated from the coding sequence ATGAAGACGATTGCGGCGCTGGCCAGCCTCCTTTGCCTTGCCTTTCCAGCGGTTTCCGTTGCCGATCCAGAGCCTGCTCCAGTAGTAGTCGAGCTCTTCACCTCGCAAGGCTGTGCGTCCTGTCCACCGGCGGATGCCCTTATGCATAAGCTCTCTGAGCGCGACGATGTTCTGGCCCTGGCGTTCCATGTTGATTACTGGGACTATATTGGTTGGAAAGACAGTTTTGCAGACCCCGCCTACACAGCACGTCAAAAAGCCTATGCTCGTGCGATGGGCCGCAGGATGGTGCATACCCCTCAGATGATCGTGATGGGGCAGGAGGATATTGAGGGCGCCGATCCGCTGAAGCTGGCGGATGCCATTGCGCGGCACCGATCGGTCGCAAGCCCAGTTTCACTTTCCCTGCAGGTCAGCGCAACGGCGGTATCTATCTCCGTCCATCCGGTTGACGGGCGCGTGTCCCCGGCGGCTGTCATCGACGTCATTCGCTTTACGCCGCTCAGGCGCGTCGCGATCAGCCGTGGAGAGCTTGCGGGTCGAACCCTGGATTACGCCAATATCGTTGAGGACTGGGTGCGTCTGGCAGAATGGGACGGCACGGAACCCGTTTCCTTCTCAGTGCCCTTGCCGGGAGAGCAGTCGCTGGCGGTTCTTGTTCAGGAAACCGGGAACGGCCCAATCCTGACTGCGGCATCCTTAGACTAG
- a CDS encoding lysophospholipid acyltransferase family protein, with the protein MPIAASELSLPAKAKYFASNIFLRALIGAMQALPYHWRVSGMGRLVRLLSPVVGFERRIRDNLALTCPDLTEGAVDQICGEVADNAGRTLAELYSGTPFLRRATAAPIGGPGLAALEQAQAEGRPVVLVTGHFGNYDAARAGLIAKGFAMGALYRRMANPYFNTHYVRAIEGNGKPMFEQGKRGMVEMVRHLKKGGNIAIVADLHAHGGKEIDFFGKPAVTSTVPAELALKYGAALIPVYGIRKENGLDFEILLNPEIPASDPITMTRAICDDLESVIRQHMGQWFWIHRRWKPYVT; encoded by the coding sequence ATGCCTATCGCAGCCTCAGAGCTCTCGCTCCCGGCGAAAGCAAAGTATTTTGCCAGCAATATCTTCCTGCGCGCTCTGATTGGCGCCATGCAGGCTCTGCCGTACCACTGGCGCGTCAGCGGTATGGGGCGGCTGGTGCGGTTGCTTTCGCCTGTTGTTGGTTTCGAACGCCGCATTCGCGACAACCTGGCCCTGACCTGCCCGGATCTGACAGAGGGAGCGGTCGATCAGATTTGCGGCGAGGTCGCTGACAATGCCGGTCGCACCCTGGCGGAGCTTTATTCCGGCACACCGTTCCTGCGCCGCGCAACTGCCGCTCCGATCGGAGGACCGGGTCTGGCCGCCCTGGAGCAAGCCCAGGCCGAAGGGCGTCCTGTCGTCCTCGTAACCGGCCATTTTGGCAACTACGATGCCGCGCGCGCCGGGTTGATCGCCAAGGGGTTTGCGATGGGCGCCCTGTACCGGCGCATGGCGAACCCCTACTTCAACACGCACTATGTCCGCGCCATCGAGGGCAACGGCAAGCCCATGTTCGAGCAGGGCAAACGCGGTATGGTCGAAATGGTCAGGCACCTCAAGAAAGGCGGCAACATCGCGATTGTGGCCGATCTTCATGCCCATGGCGGAAAAGAGATTGATTTTTTTGGCAAGCCTGCGGTCACATCAACGGTGCCGGCGGAACTGGCCTTGAAATATGGCGCTGCCCTCATCCCGGTTTATGGCATACGCAAGGAAAATGGGCTTGATTTCGAGATTCTGCTCAACCCAGAGATCCCCGCTTCGGACCCGATCACCATGACCCGCGCGATATGTGATGATCTCGAAAGCGTCATTCGCCAGCATATGGGACAATGGTTCTGGATCCACCGGCGCTGGAAACCCTATGTTACGTAA
- a CDS encoding flagellar motor switch protein FliG — translation MQDDQMLALPMATGGDGLGDFSAPAPMGGMGMDSPMGGSMGGAPVKLSGKAKAAIVVRLLLNEGADIPIEELPDDLQMELTQQMGKMRIVDRETLYAVASEFAEMLDNVGLTFPNGLAGALTAMDGKISRLTASRLRKEAGVRQFGNPWDRLKQLPPEDLASLAEAESTEVAAVLLSKLDTAKAAQMLAALPGPVARRIAYAVSQTGNVTPETVDRIGLSLAAQVEARPDLAFDVSPGKRVGAILTEAAAAKRDEVLNALEEEDQEFATDVRKAIYTYGLIAQRMQPLDVPKLMRVLAQPDLVTAIAFATDEEDVATSEFLLENMSNRMANNIREEVAERGKVKRSDGEAAFGLIVSAMRDLVDNGEIELTSDDEEES, via the coding sequence ATGCAAGACGACCAGATGTTGGCGCTCCCCATGGCGACAGGTGGGGATGGCTTGGGCGATTTCTCCGCACCTGCTCCAATGGGCGGCATGGGAATGGACAGCCCAATGGGCGGCTCCATGGGCGGTGCTCCGGTCAAGCTCAGCGGCAAGGCAAAGGCCGCGATCGTAGTGCGACTGCTCCTCAATGAGGGGGCGGACATCCCGATCGAGGAACTTCCTGACGATTTGCAGATGGAACTGACCCAGCAGATGGGCAAGATGCGGATCGTCGACCGCGAAACCCTTTACGCGGTGGCCAGCGAATTTGCCGAAATGCTTGACAATGTGGGCCTGACCTTCCCCAACGGATTGGCTGGTGCTCTGACGGCTATGGACGGCAAGATCAGCCGCCTCACGGCCAGCCGCCTGCGCAAAGAGGCCGGCGTGCGCCAGTTCGGAAACCCCTGGGATCGGCTCAAACAGCTGCCGCCCGAAGATCTCGCCTCGCTGGCCGAAGCCGAAAGCACCGAGGTCGCCGCGGTACTATTGTCGAAACTGGATACAGCCAAAGCCGCACAGATGCTGGCTGCCCTGCCCGGCCCGGTGGCCCGGCGCATTGCATATGCCGTCAGTCAGACCGGCAATGTCACACCGGAAACTGTGGATCGCATTGGTCTTTCCTTGGCTGCTCAGGTCGAGGCACGCCCGGATCTGGCGTTCGATGTGTCACCCGGCAAGCGCGTTGGCGCGATTTTGACAGAAGCCGCTGCCGCGAAGCGCGACGAGGTCCTGAATGCCCTCGAAGAAGAAGACCAGGAGTTCGCAACCGATGTGCGCAAGGCCATCTACACCTACGGTCTGATTGCGCAGCGCATGCAGCCACTGGATGTACCAAAACTGATGCGGGTCTTGGCCCAGCCAGACCTTGTGACCGCCATTGCTTTTGCCACCGACGAAGAAGACGTGGCGACCAGCGAATTCCTGCTGGAGAACATGTCAAACCGCATGGCCAACAACATCCGCGAAGAAGTGGCCGAGCGTGGCAAGGTCAAACGCTCCGATGGAGAGGCGGCCTTTGGCCTGATCGTCAGCGCCATGCGTGATCTGGTGGATAACGGCGAGATCGAGCTGACGTCCGACGACGAAGAGGAGTCCTGA
- a CDS encoding tetratricopeptide repeat protein has protein sequence MRTTLFAALLTLPVASFAAGGDDWSAPKPTQTTKECKGTKVWDQKSGKCVDPKRSSLDADTLYGAVRELAYAGRLREAQEVLAAMPDQTAPRVLTYWGFTHRKLGQLDLANQYYQRAIAKDPDNHLARSYMGQGFVEEGKLGLALAEWKEIRKRGGTGTWPEEALRQALLTGQTSSY, from the coding sequence ATGCGCACAACGCTCTTTGCCGCCTTGCTCACGCTCCCTGTCGCATCCTTTGCAGCAGGCGGAGATGACTGGTCAGCCCCCAAACCCACGCAAACCACCAAGGAGTGTAAAGGCACCAAGGTCTGGGACCAGAAATCCGGCAAATGCGTGGACCCCAAAAGATCCTCGCTTGATGCCGATACTCTTTATGGGGCAGTGCGCGAACTGGCCTACGCAGGGCGCCTGCGCGAGGCCCAAGAGGTGCTGGCCGCCATGCCCGATCAGACAGCACCGCGCGTTCTGACCTATTGGGGCTTCACCCATCGCAAGCTGGGGCAGCTGGACCTTGCAAACCAGTATTATCAGCGTGCAATTGCCAAGGATCCCGACAATCATTTAGCCCGTTCCTACATGGGGCAAGGCTTTGTCGAGGAAGGGAAACTCGGCCTCGCCCTGGCGGAATGGAAGGAAATCCGCAAACGCGGCGGGACCGGGACATGGCCCGAAGAGGCCTTGCGCCAGGCGCTGCTGACCGGCCAGACATCAAGCTACTGA
- the purB gene encoding adenylosuccinate lyase: MIPRYARPDMVAIWSPETKFRIWYEIEAHACDAMADLGVIPRENAEAVWKAKDVEFDVARIDEIEAVTKHDVIAFLTHLAEHVGSEEARFVHQGMTSSDVLDTCLNVQLVRAADILLADMDALLAALKKRAMEHKNTVRVGRSHGIHAEPTTMGLTFARFYAEMDRNKKRLEAAREEIATGAISGAVGTFANIDPRVEEHVCAQLGLSPEPISTQVIPRDRHAMFFAVLGVIASSIENVAIEIRHMQRTEVLEGAEFFSMGQKGSSAMPHKKNPVLTENLTGLARLVRMTVIPAMENVALWHERDISHSSVERGIGPDATVTLDFALNRLTGVIDKMLIFPENMLENMNKFPGLVMSQRVLLALTQAGVSREDAYSMVQRNALKVWEERLDFQELLLADAEVVAALGEDGIKEKFDMGYHTKHVDTIFKRVFGE; this comes from the coding sequence ATGATCCCCCGCTACGCCCGCCCCGACATGGTCGCCATCTGGTCGCCCGAGACCAAGTTCCGCATCTGGTACGAGATCGAGGCGCATGCCTGCGATGCCATGGCTGACTTGGGCGTGATCCCGCGCGAAAACGCCGAGGCCGTCTGGAAGGCCAAGGACGTGGAATTCGACGTCGCCCGCATCGACGAGATCGAAGCTGTCACCAAGCACGACGTCATCGCCTTCCTGACCCACCTGGCCGAACATGTGGGCAGCGAAGAAGCCCGTTTCGTGCACCAGGGCATGACCTCCTCGGACGTGCTGGACACCTGCCTTAACGTGCAACTGGTACGCGCGGCAGACATTCTGCTGGCCGACATGGACGCGCTGCTGGCCGCCCTGAAAAAGCGCGCCATGGAACATAAGAACACCGTACGCGTGGGCCGCAGCCACGGCATTCACGCCGAACCCACCACCATGGGCCTGACCTTTGCGCGCTTTTACGCGGAAATGGACCGTAACAAGAAACGCCTGGAGGCCGCCCGCGAAGAGATCGCAACTGGCGCCATTTCCGGCGCGGTGGGCACCTTCGCCAATATCGACCCGCGTGTCGAGGAACACGTCTGCGCACAGCTGGGCCTCTCCCCCGAGCCGATTTCGACCCAGGTGATCCCGCGCGATCGCCACGCGATGTTCTTTGCCGTGCTCGGTGTCATCGCCTCCTCCATCGAAAACGTCGCCATCGAGATCCGCCACATGCAGCGGACCGAGGTTCTGGAAGGCGCAGAATTCTTCTCGATGGGCCAAAAGGGATCGTCCGCGATGCCGCACAAGAAGAACCCGGTGCTGACCGAGAACCTCACCGGTCTTGCGCGCCTCGTGCGCATGACCGTGATCCCGGCGATGGAGAATGTGGCCCTGTGGCACGAGCGCGATATTTCGCACTCCTCGGTTGAGCGCGGCATCGGCCCCGACGCCACTGTAACGCTTGACTTTGCCCTGAACCGCCTGACCGGCGTCATCGACAAGATGCTGATCTTCCCCGAGAACATGTTGGAAAATATGAACAAGTTCCCCGGTCTCGTGATGTCTCAGCGGGTTCTGCTGGCACTGACTCAAGCCGGTGTGTCGCGTGAGGACGCTTATTCCATGGTGCAGCGCAACGCCCTGAAAGTGTGGGAAGAGCGCCTTGACTTCCAGGAACTGCTCCTCGCCGATGCGGAAGTCGTTGCAGCCCTTGGCGAAGATGGCATCAAGGAAAAATTCGACATGGGCTATCACACCAAACACGTCGATACGATCTTCAAGCGGGTCTTTGGCGAATAA
- a CDS encoding DUF6455 family protein has translation MGLVKNLEQSTDLVNGMADRLGIDMGEIIARDPEHQGPKLMRAIMRCSHCEDQGGCTRLQAEHDHLDAAPAYCQNKDVFDRIRKG, from the coding sequence ATGGGACTGGTGAAGAATCTGGAGCAAAGCACGGATCTGGTGAACGGCATGGCCGATCGCTTGGGCATCGACATGGGCGAAATCATCGCCCGCGATCCCGAGCACCAAGGCCCAAAACTGATGCGCGCCATCATGCGATGCAGCCATTGCGAAGATCAGGGCGGCTGCACCCGTCTTCAGGCTGAGCATGACCATCTGGATGCGGCTCCGGCCTATTGCCAGAACAAGGACGTCTTTGATCGCATCCGCAAGGGCTGA
- a CDS encoding bifunctional alpha/beta hydrolase/OsmC family protein: MPSERISFPGHAGTTLAARLDQPDGPVLATALFAHCFTCSKDIPAARRIAGRLASMGIAVLRFDFTGLGHSEGEFENTSFSSNVADLIAAAQYLASRDMAPALLIGHSLGGAAVLRARAGIPSARGVVTLGAPFDPKHVAHNFGGQLSRIEAEGAAEVSLGGRPFTIKRQFLEDIRKSALGPSITDLHAALLVMHAPRDETVGIDNAAEIFAAAKHPKSFVTLDDADHLITRARDAEYAAEVIAAWARRYIEMTPPAPPPGAPEGVVRVAEADPNGFLQDIQSGPHHHALADEPLAYGGTNRGMSPYGFVAAGLGACTSMTMRMYARRKGWPLESVAVDVCHDKVHAQDATPSGPAKIDQFTRKICLSGPLSPEQRTRLLEIADKCPVHRTLESGARVITIDKSPL, from the coding sequence ATGCCCTCAGAACGTATCAGTTTCCCCGGTCACGCCGGAACCACGCTTGCGGCGCGTCTTGATCAGCCCGATGGGCCGGTGCTGGCGACCGCCCTTTTTGCCCATTGTTTCACCTGTTCCAAGGATATCCCGGCAGCACGGCGCATTGCCGGGCGTCTTGCGTCCATGGGCATTGCGGTGCTGCGGTTTGATTTCACCGGCCTTGGCCATTCGGAGGGAGAGTTTGAGAACACCAGCTTTTCCTCCAATGTCGCTGACCTGATTGCCGCCGCGCAATATCTGGCAAGCCGCGACATGGCCCCCGCCCTGCTGATCGGGCATTCATTGGGCGGCGCGGCTGTTTTGCGTGCGCGAGCCGGGATACCGTCGGCGCGCGGGGTGGTCACGCTCGGCGCGCCCTTTGACCCAAAACATGTGGCCCATAACTTTGGCGGGCAGCTCTCCCGGATCGAAGCTGAGGGCGCAGCCGAGGTGTCATTGGGCGGTCGGCCCTTCACCATCAAGCGGCAGTTCCTCGAGGACATCCGCAAAAGCGCCCTTGGCCCGTCGATCACGGACCTGCATGCCGCGCTTCTTGTGATGCATGCCCCCCGCGATGAAACCGTCGGCATCGACAATGCCGCCGAGATTTTCGCCGCTGCCAAACACCCCAAAAGCTTTGTCACGCTCGACGATGCCGACCATCTGATCACGCGCGCGCGGGATGCCGAATACGCGGCCGAGGTGATCGCTGCCTGGGCCCGCCGCTACATAGAAATGACGCCACCAGCTCCGCCACCGGGCGCCCCTGAAGGCGTGGTGCGGGTCGCAGAGGCGGACCCCAACGGTTTCTTGCAGGACATCCAATCCGGGCCCCATCACCATGCCCTTGCCGATGAGCCGCTCGCCTATGGTGGCACCAATCGCGGTATGTCCCCTTATGGGTTCGTGGCGGCAGGACTGGGGGCCTGCACCTCGATGACGATGCGCATGTATGCCCGGCGCAAGGGCTGGCCGCTGGAGTCAGTGGCTGTGGATGTCTGCCATGACAAGGTCCATGCGCAGGATGCAACGCCATCGGGGCCCGCCAAGATCGACCAGTTCACCCGCAAGATCTGCCTCAGCGGACCGCTCAGCCCCGAGCAGAGGACGCGGCTACTGGAGATTGCCGACAAATGTCCGGTGCACCGAACCCTGGAAAGCGGCGCGCGGGTGATCACCATCGACAAGTCCCCGCTTTGA